GACCCAACTCTACAGTCAAGCGGTGTTTTTCATGAAAATCGGCGAACTCGAGGCCCGCAGCGGCGCCAGCCGTCACACGTTGCGTTACTACGAACAAATCGGTCTGATCTCAGCGCTGCGGCAAACCAACAACTACCGTCGTTACACCGAACAAACCCTGCAGGATCTGGTGTTTATCCAGCGTGCGCAAAGCATGGGTTTTTCCCTGGGGGAAATCGGCGAGATCCTGCAGGCCCAGCGCAACCAGCTGATCGATTGTGCTGAAGGCGCCAAGCTGATTGAAAGGAAGATGGCGCAAATCAAAGAGAAAATTGCCAACTTCCAAAGCATCTATCGCTATCTGGATCAGGAGCGCTTGAACCTTGAGGCCAGTGCTGCCAGGCAACTTGAGCTGCAGCGGTTGAACAGTGCTGCCAACTGAACGGTCAGCTTCTGGAAAGATCGCGCTGCGGCCTGTCTCCGCTTTCAAACAATTTTGAAGATCCCACTCCTCACAGCACCGGGTTGCCAGGCTTTTTCCTTTTAAGGCGTCCGCGGCGCAGCCTTCGCCAGAAAATCAGTCACCAACCCCACCACCTCCCGCTGAATCTCCTCCCGCGACCGTGCGTTCTCGCCATCCCGGCAAATGATTCCATCACCCGGTGCATCTTCTTCCAGCATTTCAATGGCGCCCGGTTTGCAAATCGACGCGAAGCTGAAGTGAGTGGCGTCTTTGATCTCGACATAACGGGTGCTGGCCGCTGGCAGGCGTTTGGCCAGGTCGGCGGATTCCAGTTGCGCGGGTAGATCGTCGGAGGGGGCGCCGGCGGCAATCACCAGGGTCGGCACCGGCAGCGTCGCGAGGCTGGCGTCGGTCATGCCGCGTGACAGGCCGAGGTCCAGCGAGACGATGGCGGTGACTGCCGGGTAGCGTCTGTCCGCCGCCAACTGGGCCTTTGCCTGCGCGGTGCTGGCGGGGCTCATCTGTTGGTAGACCCTGCAACTGCTGAGATTCGTATGGACTTTGCAGTCCTCGGCGAAACGCTCGGGGTCGAAACGTGCGCCAGCAAT
This region of Pseudomonas fluorescens genomic DNA includes:
- a CDS encoding MerR family transcriptional regulator, yielding MKIGELEARSGASRHTLRYYEQIGLISALRQTNNYRRYTEQTLQDLVFIQRAQSMGFSLGEIGEILQAQRNQLIDCAEGAKLIERKMAQIKEKIANFQSIYRYLDQERLNLEASAARQLELQRLNSAAN
- a CDS encoding alpha/beta hydrolase family protein gives rise to the protein MKTALGALLLIGLSATTLADTHPIAFYRTTLADPQRPLEMVVWYPANTTAKAQLIDDNPVFVSASAVRDAPPTVGEHPLVVLSHGYRGNWTNQMWLATALADQGYIVAAVNHPGSTTHDRSPQAAAQLWQRPIDLRRAIEAVQAKPKQFGTVAPQRIAVVGHSLGGWTALEIAGARFDPERFAEDCKVHTNLSSCRVYQQMSPASTAQAKAQLAADRRYPAVTAIVSLDLGLSRGMTDASLATLPVPTLVIAAGAPSDDLPAQLESADLAKRLPAASTRYVEIKDATHFSFASICKPGAIEMLEEDAPGDGIICRDGENARSREEIQREVVGLVTDFLAKAAPRTP